The Acinetobacter pittii genome contains a region encoding:
- the prpF gene encoding 2-methylaconitate cis-trans isomerase PrpF — MSSVPQIKIPATYMRGGTSKGVFFKLDDLPEKAQVAGQARDQLLLRVIGSPDPYGKQIDGMGGATSSTSKTVILAKSTQPDHDVDYLFGQVSIDQAFVDWSGNCGNLTAAVGSFAISNGLVDADRIPENGLCTVRIWQKNIQKTIIAHVPITNGQVQETGDFELDGVTFPAAEVQIEFLDPADDGEDGGDMFPTGNIVDELDVPDIGRFQATFINAGIPTIFLNAEDLGYQGTELQDHINSDATALARFEKIRAYGAVQMGLIKDISEAAARQHTPKIAFVSKPKNYTASSGKSVSESDVDLLVRALSMGKLHHAMMGTAAVAIGTAAAIPGTLVNLAAGGGEREAVRFGHPSGTLRVGAQAELINDQWVVKKAIMSRSARVLMEGWVRVPGDSF; from the coding sequence ATGAGCTCAGTACCGCAAATTAAAATTCCAGCAACTTATATGCGTGGTGGAACCAGTAAAGGTGTCTTTTTTAAGCTTGATGATTTGCCGGAAAAAGCCCAAGTTGCAGGACAAGCAAGAGATCAGCTCTTACTACGTGTAATTGGTAGCCCAGACCCCTATGGGAAACAAATTGATGGCATGGGGGGTGCCACTTCGAGTACCAGCAAAACAGTTATTCTGGCTAAAAGCACCCAGCCAGATCATGATGTCGATTATTTGTTTGGTCAGGTTTCAATTGATCAAGCTTTTGTAGATTGGAGCGGTAACTGCGGTAATTTAACCGCGGCTGTTGGTTCTTTTGCGATTTCAAACGGTTTGGTTGATGCCGATCGTATTCCAGAAAATGGCCTATGTACGGTTCGAATCTGGCAAAAAAATATTCAAAAAACCATTATTGCGCATGTACCTATCACCAATGGTCAAGTTCAAGAAACTGGCGACTTTGAACTTGATGGGGTGACGTTTCCTGCCGCTGAGGTTCAAATTGAGTTTTTAGACCCAGCCGATGACGGTGAAGACGGTGGAGATATGTTCCCGACAGGAAATATCGTTGATGAATTAGATGTTCCTGATATTGGCCGTTTCCAAGCGACATTCATTAATGCAGGTATTCCAACTATTTTCTTAAATGCAGAAGATTTGGGTTACCAAGGTACAGAATTACAAGATCATATTAATAGTGATGCAACAGCACTAGCACGTTTTGAAAAAATTCGTGCCTATGGCGCGGTACAGATGGGTTTAATAAAAGATATTTCAGAAGCAGCAGCGCGTCAGCACACACCAAAAATTGCTTTTGTTTCTAAACCTAAAAACTATACCGCTTCAAGTGGTAAGTCAGTTTCAGAGAGTGATGTCGATTTACTGGTTCGTGCTTTGTCGATGGGTAAATTACACCATGCGATGATGGGAACAGCGGCAGTGGCGATTGGCACGGCAGCCGCTATTCCGGGCACATTGGTAAATTTAGCTGCGGGCGGTGGCGAACGTGAAGCGGTACGTTTCGGTCATCCATCTGGAACATTACGTGTTGGCGCTCAAGCGGAACTGATTAATGATCAATGGGTCGTGAAAAAAGCTATTATGAGCCGCAGTGCACGTGTGTTAATGGAAGGTTGGGTGCGCGTTCCAGGTGACAGCTTCTAA
- the ispA gene encoding polyprenyl synthetase family protein → MSSFSQVNADVLKQAQQRIQQDLLTTLAAFSIPEPLKSAVHHAVMLGGKRVRPALCYATASLQPNPNFAAARRAAVAVELIHCYSLAHDDLPCMDNDLLRRGQPTCHVAFGEDTALLAGDILQSMAFEVLGSRLFDEQGQGTDAAIVLKQMQILATASSKMVSGQVLDLQAEGKQITQNELENIHRNKTGALIQAAIMMGAVTIFSGTDQAIPKLRQYGQTIGLAFQVLDDILDITSSTETLGKTAGKDEQVQKSTYPALMGLEQAKAYAKELHDQAFEALAHFGDDAKELVDISQFLLARTN, encoded by the coding sequence GTGTCATCATTCTCTCAAGTTAATGCGGATGTTTTAAAACAAGCTCAACAACGTATTCAACAAGATTTATTGACGACACTGGCCGCATTTTCAATTCCAGAACCTCTAAAAAGTGCAGTACACCATGCAGTCATGCTTGGTGGAAAACGTGTGCGTCCGGCTTTGTGTTATGCCACTGCTTCTTTACAGCCAAATCCAAATTTTGCTGCGGCCCGCCGTGCTGCGGTTGCAGTTGAACTTATTCATTGTTATTCACTAGCGCACGATGATTTGCCTTGTATGGATAATGACTTACTGCGTCGTGGTCAGCCGACTTGTCACGTTGCGTTTGGTGAAGATACGGCTTTGCTTGCAGGCGACATTTTACAATCAATGGCTTTTGAGGTTTTAGGGAGCCGTTTGTTCGATGAACAAGGGCAGGGTACCGATGCCGCAATTGTACTAAAACAAATGCAGATTTTAGCAACTGCCAGCTCTAAAATGGTCTCTGGACAGGTTTTAGATTTGCAAGCTGAAGGCAAGCAAATTACTCAAAACGAACTTGAAAATATCCATCGCAATAAAACTGGTGCGCTCATTCAAGCGGCTATTATGATGGGTGCCGTGACCATTTTCTCTGGAACAGATCAAGCAATTCCAAAGTTACGTCAATATGGGCAGACGATTGGTTTGGCTTTTCAGGTGTTAGACGATATTCTCGATATTACTTCGAGTACCGAAACCTTGGGTAAAACTGCAGGTAAAGATGAGCAAGTACAAAAATCGACATACCCAGCCTTAATGGGGCTCGAACAAGCAAAGGCCTATGCTAAAGAATTGCATGATCAAGCTTTTGAAGCCTTAGCTCATTTTGGTGACGATGCAAAAGAATTAGTAGATATCTCACAATTCCTTTTAGCACGTACCAATTAA
- a CDS encoding MmcQ/YjbR family DNA-binding protein: MNGAQLHRNAIEIARNLPFSQQTHPFGPEYEVFKILEKIFMLTTEVAGVKMINVKCDPYKSQEYQELYSFIIPGYHMNKKHWISITPHKNLTSDLLQDLIRDSYDLVVKKLPLKDQKRLNNQ, encoded by the coding sequence ATGAATGGTGCCCAACTTCATCGAAATGCAATTGAAATTGCACGAAATCTTCCTTTTAGTCAACAGACTCATCCATTTGGGCCTGAATATGAAGTTTTTAAAATATTAGAAAAAATATTCATGCTGACTACAGAAGTTGCGGGTGTCAAAATGATTAATGTCAAATGTGATCCGTATAAAAGTCAGGAATATCAAGAACTCTATTCATTTATTATTCCAGGCTATCATATGAATAAAAAGCACTGGATTTCGATTACACCGCATAAGAACTTAACAAGTGATTTACTTCAAGACTTGATTCGCGACTCTTATGACTTGGTCGTAAAAAAACTCCCTTTGAAAGATCAAAAAAGATTAAACAACCAATAA
- the qmcA gene encoding SPFH domain-containing protein: protein MPVGTIIVLAFLAFVAITIFKGVRIVPQGYKWIVQRLGKYHSTLNPGLNFVIPYVDDVAYKVTTKDIVLDIPSQEVITRDNAVLLMNAVAYINLTTPEKAVYGIENYTWAIQNLVQTSLRSIVGEMDLDDALSSRDHIKAKLKAAISDDISDWGITLKTVEIQDIQPSSTMQAAMEAQAAAERQRRATVTRADGEKQAAILEADGRLEASRRDAEAQVVLAEASQKAIEMVTSAVGDKETPVAYLLGEQYVKAMQDMAKSSNAKTVVLPADVLNTIRGIMGKHN, encoded by the coding sequence ATGCCAGTTGGTACTATTATTGTTTTAGCCTTTTTGGCTTTTGTAGCTATCACTATTTTTAAAGGGGTTCGCATTGTTCCTCAGGGTTATAAGTGGATTGTTCAACGCTTAGGTAAATATCACTCTACTCTAAATCCGGGGCTTAATTTTGTGATTCCCTATGTCGATGATGTGGCTTATAAAGTTACCACTAAAGATATTGTATTAGATATCCCGTCTCAAGAAGTGATTACACGTGACAATGCTGTATTACTCATGAATGCGGTGGCATATATTAATTTAACCACACCAGAAAAAGCAGTTTATGGTATTGAAAACTATACATGGGCAATTCAAAACCTTGTACAAACTTCATTACGTTCTATTGTCGGTGAAATGGATTTAGATGACGCTTTGTCTTCACGAGACCATATTAAAGCGAAGCTCAAAGCAGCTATTTCTGATGATATTTCAGATTGGGGAATAACTTTAAAAACTGTTGAAATTCAAGATATTCAACCCTCTTCAACCATGCAAGCTGCCATGGAAGCTCAAGCTGCGGCAGAACGTCAACGCCGTGCGACAGTAACAAGAGCTGATGGTGAAAAACAAGCTGCAATTTTAGAGGCTGACGGTCGCTTGGAAGCCTCTCGCCGTGATGCAGAAGCACAAGTTGTTTTGGCTGAAGCTTCACAAAAAGCGATTGAGATGGTCACAAGTGCAGTGGGTGATAAAGAAACACCAGTTGCTTACCTGTTAGGTGAGCAGTATGTCAAAGCGATGCAAGATATGGCGAAATCAAGCAATGCTAAAACTGTGGTTTTACCAGCCGATGTTTTAAATACAATTCGCGGCATTATGGGAAAACATAATTAA
- a CDS encoding NfeD family protein, whose translation MEFVIQPWHWFVLGILLILSELILPAFAALWFGIAAIMVCFLYWLFPDISLTTQIVLWIVLSVLCTILWFKFIKPLSIDKTKAGLPREATIGQIGMVIQTGLDHDQIIVRFPMPILGADEWNCRSTTPVKVGDRVRVIDISGNDLIVQSHSTS comes from the coding sequence ATGGAGTTTGTTATACAACCTTGGCACTGGTTTGTATTGGGTATCTTACTTATTCTTTCTGAACTGATTCTACCCGCCTTTGCCGCGCTTTGGTTTGGTATTGCCGCCATTATGGTGTGCTTTCTCTACTGGTTATTTCCAGATATTAGCCTCACAACGCAAATTGTATTGTGGATAGTTCTGTCAGTGCTATGCACCATTCTTTGGTTCAAATTTATTAAACCATTATCAATTGATAAAACTAAAGCGGGATTACCCCGTGAAGCGACTATTGGTCAAATTGGTATGGTGATTCAAACCGGTCTTGACCATGATCAAATTATTGTTCGCTTTCCAATGCCTATTTTAGGTGCCGATGAATGGAACTGTCGAAGCACCACTCCAGTCAAAGTCGGTGATCGCGTTAGAGTTATTGATATTTCGGGTAATGACTTAATTGTCCAGTCCCACAGTACTTCATAA
- a CDS encoding patatin-like phospholipase family protein — MKIAQFASIGFISLALFGCDKFSKTPTPTTSIKAREPVIALALGGGGAKGFSHIGVIKVLESHGIKPKIVTGTSAGSFVGSIYASGQTPYQLQSLALKLQESDIRDLTLNRQGIILGQKLQDYVNRNVGNKPIEKFPIRFAAVATRLDNGQKADFIKGNAGQAVRASCSIPNVFVPATIGKQKYVDGGLVSPIPVKTARDMGADIVIAVDISARPAGNRPANMWGLLDQTINIMGQQSINEELKQANVVIQPKVGHLGTLDLKSSNQAILEGEKAAQAQIRQVETAIANFKKSPAAFKPAPRPKF; from the coding sequence ATGAAAATTGCTCAATTTGCCAGTATTGGATTTATCTCTCTAGCACTATTTGGCTGTGATAAATTTAGCAAGACACCAACACCGACAACCTCAATAAAAGCCCGTGAACCTGTGATTGCACTTGCTTTAGGTGGCGGTGGAGCAAAAGGATTTTCACATATTGGTGTAATTAAGGTTTTAGAGTCTCACGGAATTAAACCTAAAATTGTAACGGGTACCAGTGCCGGTAGCTTTGTTGGAAGTATCTACGCAAGTGGACAAACGCCTTATCAATTGCAAAGTCTGGCTTTAAAGTTACAAGAGTCAGATATCCGCGATTTAACACTTAATCGTCAGGGTATTATTCTTGGACAGAAGTTACAGGACTACGTTAACCGTAACGTAGGCAATAAACCGATTGAGAAGTTCCCAATCCGTTTTGCTGCCGTGGCAACACGCCTTGATAATGGTCAAAAAGCTGACTTCATTAAAGGTAATGCAGGCCAAGCCGTACGTGCATCTTGTAGTATTCCAAATGTGTTTGTACCAGCGACAATTGGCAAGCAGAAATATGTCGATGGTGGATTGGTTAGCCCTATTCCAGTTAAAACAGCTCGTGACATGGGTGCAGATATTGTCATTGCAGTCGATATTTCCGCGCGTCCAGCAGGAAATCGCCCAGCCAATATGTGGGGATTACTGGATCAAACCATTAATATTATGGGTCAACAAAGTATTAATGAAGAGCTCAAGCAGGCCAATGTTGTCATTCAACCTAAAGTTGGTCATCTAGGTACTCTTGATCTCAAATCAAGTAACCAAGCAATTTTGGAAGGCGAAAAAGCAGCTCAAGCGCAAATACGCCAAGTTGAAACTGCAATTGCAAACTTCAAAAAATCTCCAGCTGCGTTTAAGCCTGCACCACGCCCTAAATTCTAA
- a CDS encoding lysophospholipid acyltransferase family protein, whose product MDQYFPNLPDLVPQRGTALSRALFKKLFLAQGWTIEGEVPNFPKAVAIISPHTSNIDGWYGFLAIFGLGIQITVLGKDALFKPPFKRALDWAGVIPVKRDTANGLTEQVVATIQKHDKIWIGMAPEGTRKKAKKMKSGFYHIAAKANIPIVMFSFDYDHKTIHCLGHLNPSGKYDEDLAKIFERYEGKISPKNRNWLAEPLQNLVKKT is encoded by the coding sequence ATGGATCAATATTTCCCTAATTTACCTGATTTAGTACCTCAACGCGGTACTGCTTTAAGCCGGGCGCTATTTAAAAAACTTTTTTTAGCGCAAGGTTGGACAATTGAAGGCGAAGTTCCTAATTTTCCAAAAGCAGTTGCGATTATTTCCCCCCATACTTCCAATATTGATGGATGGTATGGCTTTCTTGCGATTTTCGGATTAGGTATCCAAATTACGGTATTAGGTAAAGATGCTCTTTTTAAACCACCTTTTAAACGAGCTTTAGATTGGGCTGGGGTCATTCCTGTTAAACGCGACACAGCCAATGGACTTACGGAACAAGTCGTTGCCACCATTCAAAAACATGACAAGATCTGGATTGGAATGGCGCCCGAAGGCACACGTAAAAAAGCAAAAAAAATGAAAAGTGGTTTTTACCATATCGCCGCAAAAGCTAATATTCCCATTGTGATGTTTTCTTTTGATTATGACCATAAGACGATTCACTGTTTAGGTCACTTAAACCCAAGTGGCAAATACGACGAAGATCTCGCCAAGATTTTTGAGCGTTATGAAGGAAAAATTTCACCTAAAAATCGCAATTGGCTCGCTGAACCTTTACAAAATCTAGTGAAAAAAACCTAG
- a CDS encoding MFS transporter yields MLRQQNFYLLLFSLYWAQGLPVGFMTHALPVILRAEGVSLAHIGGFGLLMLPWSIKIFWAPWVDRHALSRLGHYRSWILPTQFLTVAVLCILSFFPVQALDQPIYLFAFFISLLFMNLTGATQDIATDALAVNLLKHDQQHWGNTFQVIGSRLGFIVGGGAVLWCLDWLTWQPTFLLLATLVFLNTLPVLLFKEPQHTSHASRELKLNQQNLVLKIKAYLRYFSQNKELRSWLMVLITFKVADGLAGPLLKPLMVDMGLSFTQIGVYITMLGAVAALAGAAIAGGVLKYFSRPTALMGFSIFKIMSLGAYAYLAYAYEQKIQLNVWAIYIVNALEDAFSAMLLVVMLTLVMHYSRKEYAGTDFTFQVSVMATVSGLLYSFSGVIGDVLGYFYYLIAIVIIAVITLLPIYLWKHEKLQEK; encoded by the coding sequence ATGTTGCGGCAGCAAAATTTTTATCTTCTGCTATTTTCTTTATATTGGGCACAAGGACTGCCTGTTGGCTTTATGACGCACGCTTTACCCGTGATCTTAAGGGCAGAAGGAGTTTCACTCGCCCATATTGGTGGCTTTGGCTTATTAATGTTGCCTTGGTCAATCAAGATTTTTTGGGCGCCGTGGGTCGACCGACACGCACTTTCCCGTTTAGGTCACTATCGTAGTTGGATATTACCTACTCAGTTTTTGACTGTAGCTGTACTTTGCATTTTGTCTTTTTTCCCCGTTCAAGCTTTAGATCAACCCATTTATTTATTTGCCTTTTTTATTTCACTTCTTTTTATGAATTTAACAGGAGCGACCCAAGATATTGCGACCGATGCTTTAGCAGTCAACTTGTTGAAACATGATCAACAACATTGGGGCAATACATTTCAGGTCATTGGTTCGCGGTTAGGTTTTATTGTTGGAGGAGGCGCCGTACTTTGGTGCTTAGACTGGTTAACATGGCAACCCACTTTTTTGCTATTAGCAACCTTAGTATTTTTAAATACTTTACCAGTTTTATTATTTAAAGAGCCTCAACATACTTCTCATGCGAGTCGCGAACTCAAACTTAATCAGCAAAATTTAGTCCTAAAAATTAAAGCTTACCTAAGATATTTCTCTCAAAATAAAGAGCTCCGTTCTTGGTTAATGGTACTGATCACTTTTAAAGTCGCGGACGGCTTAGCGGGACCATTACTCAAACCTTTAATGGTGGATATGGGATTAAGTTTTACTCAAATTGGTGTTTATATCACGATGCTTGGTGCAGTAGCGGCACTCGCTGGGGCGGCAATAGCAGGAGGAGTGCTTAAGTACTTTTCAAGACCAACAGCATTAATGGGTTTTTCAATTTTTAAAATTATGAGTCTAGGAGCCTATGCTTATTTAGCCTATGCCTATGAACAAAAAATTCAGCTCAATGTTTGGGCTATCTATATAGTAAATGCGTTAGAAGACGCCTTCTCGGCAATGTTATTGGTGGTTATGTTGACTCTAGTCATGCATTACAGTCGCAAAGAATATGCGGGGACAGATTTTACCTTTCAGGTTTCAGTCATGGCGACTGTGAGTGGTCTTCTTTATAGTTTTAGTGGGGTGATTGGTGATGTACTTGGTTATTTCTATTATTTGATAGCTATTGTCATTATTGCAGTGATTACTTTACTGCCTATTTATCTCTGGAAACATGAAAAACTACAGGAAAAATAA
- a CDS encoding DcaP family trimeric outer membrane transporter: protein MDLFLNRKSFVIKSLALTVTALMMSGAHAATSDKAEIQQLRKEVEALKALIQQQQQVQQQQQQVQQQQQVQLAEVKAQPVAAPVSPLAGFKSKAGADVNLYGFVRGDANYIIEGADNDFGKVAESKGEAKDKIRATAKTTRLGLDFTAPVNDAKVGGKLEVDFAGSTTDSNGSLRVRHAYVTYNNWLFGQTTSNFLANHAPEMIDFSTNIGGGTTRVPQVRYNYKLGPTTQLFVAVEKGDSAGLTGTKDTDGSWVNDSIKYSLPVLTAKITQGYADGKGSASARALVENYKSKAGGDNQTGWGVAVGTDFKVSDPLKLFADASYVVGNSNYLYGSNKAYTIVNGDIEQNEFVAVQVGGTYKILPNLRSTLAYGAQFSDDGTDYAKAYAAGNEKVQQAWLNVIYTPVKPIDLGVEYVNGKRDTFDGKSYKDNRVGLMAKYSF from the coding sequence ATGGATCTATTCCTTAATCGTAAATCTTTCGTTATTAAAAGTTTAGCTCTTACAGTAACAGCTTTAATGATGAGTGGGGCACATGCTGCAACTTCCGACAAAGCGGAAATTCAACAGCTTCGTAAAGAAGTTGAAGCACTTAAAGCTTTAATTCAACAGCAACAACAAGTACAGCAACAACAACAGCAAGTACAGCAACAACAGCAAGTACAACTCGCTGAAGTTAAAGCACAACCTGTTGCTGCACCAGTTTCACCTTTAGCAGGATTTAAATCTAAAGCTGGCGCTGATGTGAATCTATATGGTTTTGTTCGTGGCGACGCTAACTATATTATTGAAGGTGCTGATAACGACTTTGGTAAAGTAGCTGAATCAAAAGGCGAAGCAAAAGACAAAATTCGTGCAACTGCTAAAACGACTCGTCTAGGCCTTGATTTCACAGCTCCAGTAAATGATGCTAAAGTCGGTGGTAAACTCGAAGTTGACTTTGCTGGTTCAACAACAGATTCAAATGGCTCATTGCGTGTTCGTCATGCTTATGTAACATATAATAACTGGCTATTTGGTCAAACGACTTCAAACTTCTTAGCTAATCATGCACCAGAAATGATCGACTTCTCGACAAACATTGGTGGTGGTACTACTCGTGTTCCACAAGTACGCTATAACTACAAACTAGGACCAACAACACAATTGTTTGTAGCGGTTGAAAAAGGTGATAGCGCTGGTCTTACTGGTACAAAAGATACAGATGGTAGCTGGGTAAATGACAGTATTAAATATAGTTTGCCAGTATTAACTGCTAAAATTACTCAAGGCTATGCAGATGGTAAAGGTTCTGCTTCAGCTCGTGCATTAGTTGAAAATTATAAATCAAAAGCTGGCGGTGATAACCAAACTGGTTGGGGGGTTGCTGTTGGTACAGATTTTAAAGTATCTGATCCTTTAAAACTATTTGCTGATGCATCTTATGTTGTAGGTAACAGTAACTACTTATATGGTAGTAATAAGGCCTATACAATTGTAAACGGTGATATTGAACAAAATGAATTTGTAGCCGTACAAGTGGGTGGAACTTATAAAATTTTACCTAACTTACGTTCTACTCTAGCATATGGTGCTCAGTTCTCTGATGACGGCACTGATTATGCTAAAGCATATGCAGCTGGTAATGAAAAAGTTCAACAAGCATGGCTTAACGTCATTTACACACCAGTTAAACCAATTGATTTAGGTGTTGAATACGTTAACGGTAAGCGTGATACCTTTGATGGTAAGTCTTACAAAGATAACCGTGTTGGTTTAATGGCTAAATATAGTTTCTAA
- the yjdB gene encoding phosphoethanolamine transferase encodes MLNFFSTLKNKQISLFMFNLILAIWLGAILNIGFFHSIDILTPYFGVKAILFLAATVFIVVAAYYALLQILNWKWTAKLFAILLVFIGGFSSYFVNTLGVIISPDQIQNMIQTDVSEVSDLISLRFGLWTVFFVVLPIILITQVKLKKEKVSYLLMKKLGSIVGSCAIVGILLFVYYVDFASIFREHRDLKGMISPQNSISSLMSYYHKMAPKKNLPLIHYGEDAHQVQQVQSNLPKLMVLVVGETARAESFALNGYSKNTNPELSKQDILNFSQVSSCGTATAVSVPCMFSGMPRVDYDEQLASHREGLLDIAKRAGYQVTWIDNNSGCKGTCDRVEQYKTPEKLKQKWCKDGECYDDILIDSLNEYLATIPKEDTRPRLIVLHQVGSHGPAYYKRAPAQYQPFKPTCDTNAIQGCSQTELLNSYDDTILYTDHVLSQIINNLKELSKYQTGLWYLSDHGESTGEHGLYLHGSPYAIAPSQQTHVPMIMWFSDKWKQHNLAQVSCLGQQTKEKLSQDNLFPSLLSLLGVKTQVINPQLDMLHSCAHVN; translated from the coding sequence ATGCTGAATTTTTTTTCTACATTAAAAAATAAACAGATTTCCCTGTTTATGTTTAATTTAATTTTAGCTATTTGGTTGGGGGCCATTCTCAATATTGGTTTCTTCCATAGCATTGATATTTTAACTCCATATTTTGGAGTAAAGGCTATTCTATTTTTAGCTGCCACAGTGTTTATTGTGGTTGCTGCTTATTATGCGCTTTTACAAATCTTAAACTGGAAATGGACGGCCAAACTTTTTGCAATTTTGCTGGTCTTTATTGGTGGTTTTAGCTCTTATTTTGTAAATACGTTAGGTGTAATTATCTCACCTGATCAGATTCAAAATATGATACAAACTGATGTATCTGAAGTTTCTGATTTAATTTCATTACGTTTCGGGCTTTGGACAGTTTTCTTTGTGGTTTTACCTATTATTTTAATTACGCAGGTAAAACTTAAAAAAGAAAAAGTATCTTATTTATTAATGAAAAAACTTGGTTCGATTGTTGGTTCATGTGCAATCGTTGGTATTTTATTGTTTGTTTATTATGTTGATTTTGCATCTATTTTTCGTGAGCATCGTGATTTGAAAGGTATGATCTCACCACAAAATAGTATTTCATCTTTAATGTCTTATTACCACAAAATGGCGCCTAAGAAGAACTTACCACTTATACATTATGGAGAAGATGCTCATCAAGTTCAGCAAGTACAAAGCAACTTGCCTAAATTAATGGTTCTCGTTGTTGGTGAGACAGCTCGTGCGGAAAGTTTTGCATTAAATGGTTATTCGAAAAATACGAATCCGGAACTTTCTAAACAAGATATTTTGAATTTTTCCCAAGTCAGCTCATGTGGTACAGCAACTGCTGTGTCGGTTCCATGTATGTTCTCTGGAATGCCTCGTGTTGACTACGATGAACAACTAGCAAGTCACCGTGAAGGTCTATTGGACATTGCTAAACGTGCGGGTTACCAAGTAACTTGGATTGATAATAACTCTGGCTGTAAGGGCACTTGTGATCGTGTTGAACAGTACAAAACACCTGAAAAGTTAAAGCAAAAATGGTGTAAAGATGGCGAATGCTATGATGATATTTTAATTGATAGCTTAAATGAGTATTTAGCGACTATTCCTAAAGAAGATACTCGTCCGCGACTCATTGTTTTACACCAAGTCGGAAGTCATGGTCCAGCTTATTACAAGCGTGCACCTGCCCAATATCAACCGTTTAAACCGACTTGTGATACTAATGCGATACAGGGTTGTTCTCAAACAGAGTTATTAAATAGTTATGATGACACAATTCTATATACAGACCATGTGTTAAGTCAGATCATTAATAACCTAAAAGAATTATCGAAATATCAAACAGGTTTATGGTATTTATCTGATCATGGTGAATCAACGGGTGAACATGGTTTATATTTACATGGTTCACCATATGCAATTGCACCGAGTCAACAAACACATGTACCAATGATTATGTGGTTCTCTGATAAATGGAAACAACACAACCTTGCACAAGTAAGTTGTTTAGGCCAACAGACTAAAGAAAAGTTAAGTCAGGATAATTTATTCCCAAGCTTACTGAGTTTGTTAGGTGTAAAAACTCAGGTCATCAACCCTCAACTGGATATGCTGCACTCTTGTGCCCATGTGAATTAA
- a CDS encoding DNA-binding response regulator PmrA: protein MTKILMIEDDFMIAESTITLLQYHQFEVEWVNNGLDGLAQLAKNKFDLILLDLGLPMMDGMQVLKQIRQRAATPVLIISARDQLQNRVDGLNHGADDYLIKPYEFDELLARIHALLRRSGVEAQLANHEQLLQSGDLVLNVEQHIATFKGQRIDLSNREWAILIPLMSHPNKIFSKANLEDKLYDFDSDVTSNTIEVYVHHLRAKLGKDFIRTIRGLGYRLGQS from the coding sequence ATGACAAAAATCTTGATGATTGAAGATGATTTTATGATTGCAGAGTCAACAATAACGTTGCTGCAATATCATCAATTTGAAGTGGAGTGGGTCAATAATGGCTTAGACGGTCTGGCTCAGTTGGCTAAAAATAAGTTTGATTTAATTCTTTTAGACTTAGGACTACCGATGATGGATGGTATGCAAGTCTTAAAGCAAATTCGCCAAAGAGCAGCAACTCCCGTCTTAATTATTTCAGCGCGAGATCAGTTACAAAACCGTGTTGATGGCTTAAACCATGGTGCAGATGATTACTTGATCAAACCATACGAGTTTGATGAGTTACTTGCTCGTATTCATGCACTATTACGCCGTAGCGGGGTAGAGGCTCAGCTTGCCAATCATGAGCAGCTATTACAAAGTGGTGATCTGGTTTTAAATGTTGAACAGCACATTGCTACTTTTAAAGGTCAACGTATTGATTTGTCCAATCGTGAATGGGCAATTCTTATTCCTTTGATGAGCCACCCAAATAAAATCTTTTCTAAAGCAAATCTTGAAGATAAGTTATATGATTTCGATAGTGATGTAACCAGTAATACGATTGAAGTATATGTGCATCACTTGAGAGCTAAACTCGGGAAAGA